From Algoriphagus sp. NG3, the proteins below share one genomic window:
- a CDS encoding S8 family peptidase, with product MADKKPLLIFPKPGVAAREPRPSGRSDIHLPDYERQKERIGRRWQTLKDSFEKEAVSLSLKPEGFFTEYIVVFEIADSIDEFYKAIAKIPGMFFLKELLEEFDPDEDFYKGEHKSYPGRIFVSMVNKKSIDEIIRLWDIFDKDRDAAFDSGLAKFKDLFKKLNKVRHYSVEDRLADTGMPQYLEEIREMGQENVRFEVEFAYPASQERRDRAFGEFQALIAEVGGEIISGSKVDLRAIRYFACLADAPISAFVELTNQTNVRFLKASHVLYFRPPGQAKVSKESNETIELDTEFKVDEPFGDPLLAVFDGLPLENHELLQGRIIVDDPDEFASKYIAGSRIHGTAVASTICHGDLNGEKQSLVRPIYARPLMHYNGFGHEEFPQDRLLIDLLHSAIVRMVKGKHQEPAVAKRVKVVNLSLGDSFRPFRKEMSSWAKLLDWAAYEFNLLFIVSAGNFGEQIEFTIDPAEFKNPISEEGKKSFLDQMLRQDFNRKILSPAESINSLTVGALNRDAAEIDPNHPMFFARINLTADHGYLAPYSRFGWGMNGAVKPDILMPGGRAFLRRRPGDRSEDHVNLMFEPGGYKEPPGILVASPGSSGQTNHVSHQFGTTFSAAQTTHLAGNLMEILLQLNQESSIDQQIDESFFPVLVKALIAHGADLGENYSLFRELIREFPSVDPKQIRARTAAYTGYGEVNAPRVLYCTAHRVTLIGVGKLFWEDKENAHVFKFPLPVSISSQVIPKTLVTTLAWFTPCNVWSNKYRIAHLYLSNFKNNEDLTMEEGMYDFRKTSKGTLQHQVYSGDRADTFIEDGFLIVKVNCRKDASDSEIKAWRRINYGLAVTLEIPETVEVDIYEEIKAAIQTQVRT from the coding sequence ATGGCGGATAAGAAACCACTTTTAATTTTTCCAAAACCCGGAGTTGCAGCTAGAGAGCCTAGACCATCAGGTCGTTCTGATATACATCTTCCTGATTACGAAAGACAAAAGGAAAGAATAGGGAGGCGTTGGCAAACTCTAAAAGACTCCTTCGAAAAAGAAGCAGTTAGTCTATCACTTAAGCCAGAAGGATTTTTTACTGAGTATATCGTAGTATTTGAGATTGCAGATTCTATTGATGAATTTTATAAAGCCATTGCCAAGATTCCTGGCATGTTCTTTCTAAAGGAACTATTGGAAGAATTTGACCCTGACGAGGATTTTTATAAAGGAGAGCATAAATCTTACCCAGGTCGGATATTTGTATCCATGGTCAACAAAAAATCCATCGATGAAATTATTAGGCTTTGGGACATTTTTGATAAGGACAGAGATGCTGCTTTTGATTCTGGATTAGCCAAGTTCAAAGATTTATTCAAAAAGTTGAATAAGGTCAGACATTATTCTGTAGAAGATAGATTAGCCGATACTGGAATGCCCCAATACCTGGAAGAAATAAGAGAAATGGGGCAGGAAAATGTACGGTTTGAAGTAGAATTTGCCTATCCTGCCAGCCAGGAAAGAAGAGATAGAGCTTTTGGAGAATTTCAAGCTTTAATCGCTGAGGTTGGAGGAGAAATTATTTCAGGTTCTAAAGTTGATCTTAGAGCCATAAGGTATTTTGCCTGCTTGGCAGATGCTCCTATTTCAGCATTTGTAGAGCTGACTAACCAAACCAATGTTAGATTTTTAAAAGCCTCCCATGTATTGTATTTCAGGCCCCCCGGACAGGCAAAAGTTTCGAAAGAATCGAATGAAACAATCGAGCTTGATACAGAATTTAAAGTAGATGAACCTTTTGGTGATCCCCTATTGGCAGTATTTGATGGCTTGCCTTTAGAAAATCATGAACTGCTTCAAGGAAGAATCATAGTGGATGATCCAGATGAGTTTGCTTCGAAATACATCGCAGGTTCTAGAATACATGGTACTGCGGTAGCCTCTACCATTTGTCATGGGGATTTGAATGGTGAAAAACAATCACTGGTTCGCCCCATCTACGCGAGACCGCTGATGCATTATAATGGATTTGGTCACGAAGAATTCCCTCAGGATAGATTGCTTATTGATTTGTTGCATAGTGCCATTGTCCGGATGGTCAAAGGGAAACATCAAGAACCGGCTGTGGCGAAAAGGGTCAAAGTTGTAAATCTTTCACTAGGAGATAGTTTTCGTCCTTTTAGGAAGGAAATGAGTTCGTGGGCAAAACTTTTGGATTGGGCAGCCTACGAATTTAACCTTCTTTTTATCGTGAGCGCAGGTAACTTTGGTGAACAGATTGAGTTCACCATCGATCCTGCAGAATTTAAGAATCCTATTTCGGAGGAAGGTAAAAAGTCTTTTTTGGATCAAATGCTGAGACAGGATTTCAATCGGAAAATTCTTTCACCTGCTGAATCCATAAACTCACTTACAGTAGGAGCTTTAAACAGGGACGCTGCCGAGATAGACCCCAATCACCCTATGTTCTTTGCAAGGATTAATTTGACTGCTGATCATGGATATTTGGCTCCTTATTCCCGGTTTGGCTGGGGAATGAATGGAGCAGTAAAGCCAGATATTCTGATGCCCGGTGGAAGGGCGTTTTTAAGAAGAAGGCCAGGAGACCGAAGTGAGGATCATGTAAATCTTATGTTTGAGCCAGGAGGTTATAAAGAGCCACCAGGAATTCTGGTTGCTTCCCCAGGCTCGTCGGGTCAGACCAATCATGTTTCCCATCAGTTTGGGACTACTTTTTCCGCTGCTCAGACTACACATTTGGCAGGAAATTTAATGGAGATCTTGCTTCAATTAAACCAAGAGTCCAGCATAGATCAACAAATAGACGAATCTTTTTTTCCAGTTCTGGTCAAGGCGCTGATTGCTCATGGAGCAGATCTGGGAGAGAACTATAGCCTCTTTCGGGAACTGATTCGTGAGTTTCCATCTGTAGATCCTAAGCAAATTAGAGCTCGTACAGCAGCTTATACTGGCTATGGAGAGGTGAATGCACCACGAGTGCTTTATTGCACCGCGCACCGGGTGACCTTAATCGGTGTAGGTAAACTGTTTTGGGAAGATAAAGAAAATGCACATGTGTTTAAGTTCCCATTACCTGTTTCTATCTCTTCTCAGGTGATTCCAAAAACACTCGTTACCACCTTAGCTTGGTTTACTCCCTGTAATGTTTGGTCTAATAAATACCGTATAGCCCACCTTTACTTATCCAATTTTAAGAATAACGAGGATCTCACTATGGAGGAGGGAATGTACGACTTCAGGAAAACAAGTAAAGGGACACTTCAGCACCAGGTTTATTCAGGGGATAGAGCTGACACTTTCATCGAAGATGGTTTTTTGATTGTAAAAGTAAACTGCCGCAAAGATGCTTCCGATTCAGAGATAAAGGCATGGCGAAGAATTAATTACGGCCTGGCAGTCACGCTTGAAATTCCCGAAACTGTAGAAGTAGATATCTATGAAGAAATCAAAGCCGCTATTCAAACCCAGGTTAGAACTTAA
- a CDS encoding P-loop NTPase fold protein has product MIKTDLPVSKREDDAFQRYPYANRIATVIKEYEKSDSFVVGVYGKWGEGKTSVLNFIKGELNLDSNIVVINFNPWLFRDEDQLLKTFFSVLANGLNVSIEGKKEKIGKKLLDYADAIGAAGSLVGVSGVKGFLQHLGNKFSTISIEDYKGKINQGLENSGKRVVVVMDDIDRLSNSEVQSIFRLVKLVADFKNTAYLLSFDDELVASALDSLYSKGGYDYLEKIIQLPLPLPRAQLSAVRSYSLSNILNEFKSHSIELEESEMDRFIPAFDQYLLSFISTPRVAVRYANSISFALPLLKGEVNIVDLVFIEGVKVIFPRLYDFIKYNGTFFTKTYNSHSFSRGKEVQTQEEAKKHVEDHLELYPTLIRERLQRYLKVVFPQLTILFDNDAISDYETKDWYAKKRICSARYFDRYFTYVVLEGEVSDVSFDGILDQIKEMDFLNKRDDLVQLISEMDKAEVALKIQLLEDSFTKDQKKYLALNLSLIGDIFPEIDSGGFRIMAPFQQIAYFIQKCVEDQGPENRVLLAVELMKRATPLNFAFEIWRIIHPKSDGGSRPNIFTDSDFRQVSKVLYERCRNELSLDQLYESIEDPHFRYLLEIGSQVNPIGIKNEIKDWLQSNDENFIKLLYAFSQTTHSFGGSKKGRNTYKSNFSEAFYNLLKNVVDIDFFYSMSVELFGDQSDFEPTSDRDALTDEQLVGWFQRVHLDKNIGELNQDDISND; this is encoded by the coding sequence ATGATCAAAACAGACCTCCCAGTTTCGAAGAGAGAAGATGATGCCTTTCAGAGATATCCTTATGCTAATCGAATAGCAACAGTAATAAAGGAATATGAAAAGTCCGACTCATTCGTGGTCGGAGTCTATGGGAAATGGGGTGAGGGGAAAACTTCTGTTTTAAATTTTATAAAGGGAGAACTCAACCTAGATTCAAATATAGTTGTGATTAATTTCAATCCTTGGCTTTTTAGGGATGAAGATCAATTGTTGAAAACATTTTTTTCTGTTCTAGCAAATGGGTTGAATGTTTCCATTGAAGGAAAAAAAGAAAAAATAGGTAAGAAGCTTTTAGATTACGCAGATGCAATTGGGGCTGCAGGTTCTTTGGTTGGTGTTTCTGGGGTAAAAGGATTTCTCCAGCATCTTGGTAATAAGTTTTCAACTATTTCCATTGAAGATTATAAGGGAAAAATCAATCAAGGACTGGAAAATTCAGGAAAGAGAGTGGTGGTAGTAATGGATGATATTGACCGGCTGAGTAATTCAGAAGTTCAGAGTATTTTCAGACTAGTCAAACTGGTCGCAGATTTTAAAAACACTGCATATTTACTCTCCTTCGATGATGAATTGGTTGCATCGGCATTGGATTCCCTTTATTCTAAGGGTGGGTATGATTATCTTGAAAAAATAATTCAACTTCCTTTACCCTTACCTAGGGCGCAGCTTTCTGCAGTTCGCAGTTATTCTCTTTCAAATATTTTGAATGAGTTTAAGTCACACAGTATCGAACTGGAAGAGTCTGAAATGGATAGATTTATTCCTGCTTTTGATCAGTATTTATTGAGTTTTATTTCAACTCCAAGAGTTGCTGTTAGATATGCAAACTCTATCTCATTTGCTTTACCCCTTTTAAAGGGAGAAGTAAATATTGTTGATCTTGTTTTTATTGAAGGGGTAAAAGTGATTTTCCCAAGGCTTTATGATTTTATAAAGTATAATGGCACATTTTTTACTAAGACGTATAATTCGCATAGTTTCTCAAGAGGAAAAGAAGTTCAAACACAGGAAGAGGCAAAAAAACATGTTGAGGATCATCTAGAATTGTATCCCACTTTAATTAGGGAGAGATTGCAAAGGTATTTGAAAGTGGTTTTCCCCCAGTTGACTATCCTTTTTGATAATGATGCCATTTCTGATTACGAAACAAAAGACTGGTACGCTAAAAAGAGAATTTGTTCAGCTAGATATTTTGATAGGTATTTTACCTATGTTGTTTTAGAAGGAGAAGTCTCAGATGTTTCGTTCGATGGTATTTTGGATCAGATCAAAGAAATGGACTTCCTAAATAAAAGAGATGACCTAGTTCAGTTGATCTCTGAAATGGATAAAGCCGAGGTAGCCTTGAAGATTCAATTATTGGAAGATTCTTTTACTAAAGACCAAAAGAAATATCTAGCGTTAAATCTGAGTTTGATTGGCGATATTTTTCCTGAAATAGATTCTGGAGGTTTTAGAATCATGGCTCCTTTTCAACAGATCGCCTATTTTATACAGAAATGTGTGGAAGATCAAGGGCCAGAAAACAGAGTTTTGCTGGCGGTTGAATTGATGAAAAGAGCTACTCCTTTGAATTTTGCATTTGAAATATGGAGAATCATACACCCTAAAAGTGATGGTGGCTCACGACCGAATATTTTTACTGACTCTGATTTTAGACAAGTCTCAAAGGTGCTTTATGAAAGATGCAGAAACGAGCTGAGTTTAGACCAATTATATGAATCTATAGAAGATCCACATTTTAGGTATTTGTTAGAAATTGGTTCTCAAGTGAATCCCATAGGTATTAAAAATGAGATAAAAGACTGGTTGCAATCTAATGATGAGAATTTTATCAAACTTCTATATGCCTTTAGCCAGACAACTCATTCATTTGGAGGAAGCAAGAAAGGAAGAAATACATATAAATCGAATTTCAGTGAGGCATTTTATAACTTGCTGAAGAATGTCGTAGACATCGATTTTTTCTATTCCATGTCGGTAGAATTATTTGGAGATCAATCTGATTTCGAACCTACTTCAGATCGTGATGCACTTACAGATGAACAGTTGGTAGGTTGGTTTCAGAGGGTTCATTTGGATAAGAATATTGGAGAGCTTAATCAGGATGATATTTCAAATGATTGA
- a CDS encoding helix-turn-helix domain-containing protein, translating to MGKPVLKVNRKTPEGIAGILKNNADFLLATRLNMVYHVARGHSSREVASWYGVSFKQVVNWVHRFEQNGVEGLENRSGRGRKSYLTDQQMDKIRSIVLEKSPEDYGINAKNWSGPGILKVIKEQFEVDYKPSQSYKLIEKMGLGFKKGSGVTIVE from the coding sequence ATGGGCAAGCCAGTTTTAAAAGTAAACAGAAAGACTCCGGAAGGAATAGCCGGAATCTTGAAAAACAACGCTGACTTCCTGTTGGCAACACGCCTGAATATGGTCTACCATGTAGCCAGGGGTCATTCAAGCAGGGAAGTTGCGTCATGGTACGGGGTCAGTTTCAAACAGGTGGTCAACTGGGTCCACCGTTTCGAACAAAACGGGGTAGAAGGACTGGAAAACAGGTCAGGAAGAGGGAGGAAGTCCTACCTTACAGACCAGCAGATGGATAAAATCAGAAGCATAGTTCTGGAGAAATCACCGGAGGATTACGGGATTAATGCCAAAAATTGGTCAGGCCCCGGTATTCTTAAAGTAATAAAAGAACAGTTTGAGGTAGATTACAAACCCAGCCAGTCCTATAAATTAATCGAAAAAATGGGGCTGGGATTCAAAAAAGGGAGTGGGGTCACTATAGTGGAATAA
- a CDS encoding transposase family protein — MVIPSFIIPSGLRLSKAVLINQDPSLLIAAVSAQKRSACPCCGKRSKSIHGFYDRSLADLPVSGRETKVVLRVRKFFCKNRKCSRKVFTERFVDQIKPYSRCFSRSADLVRSVGTELGGIKVPPSVR, encoded by the coding sequence ATGGTCATCCCTTCCTTTATTATCCCTTCAGGACTTAGGCTCTCAAAAGCAGTTCTTATCAACCAGGATCCCAGTCTGTTGATTGCTGCTGTGTCCGCCCAGAAACGGTCTGCCTGCCCATGCTGTGGAAAACGGAGTAAATCCATTCATGGGTTTTATGACAGATCACTCGCTGACCTGCCGGTCTCAGGCAGGGAAACCAAAGTTGTCCTGCGTGTCAGGAAGTTCTTCTGTAAGAACAGGAAATGTTCCCGAAAAGTCTTTACCGAACGGTTTGTTGATCAGATCAAGCCCTACAGCAGATGTTTTTCCAGATCAGCTGACCTGGTCAGATCAGTGGGTACAGAGCTTGGGGGAATAAAGGTGCCGCCCTCTGTAAGGTAA
- a CDS encoding ISL3 family transposase gives MRTLKGIGVTVRTLTSGTIGVDDWAYKKGRNYGTIIVDLINREVIDLLPDREADTLADWLKAHPEVHTVSRDRASAYALGIRNGAPDAIQVADRFHLLVNLTDAFKRSLRRHSPVIKKCFEEMGSGQDSLLKTEEEKVIKETEPEPGDTPVLSAPIEGEARMVGNVGPDRQFKFQKARELHQEGYGIKAIAKQLGAGRKTIRKYLASECLVSREISGSRPLTNFCGFESELIRLSQTKTTYLNLFNHITEKGFNGKYSQFCERMNKLINDGKTAKTRENILLPLLKPVKTWSLSKLAFIALAKAGTLKEEDQKYLDILLQKSPEIKHSTDLAHSFRQLFVAKEEGSLTEWIKIAGAECSALKGFAKGINQDYEAVNQAVISTISNGQVEGQVNRLKTIKRNMYGRAGFELLRKIVLANSS, from the coding sequence TTGAGGACTCTCAAAGGAATTGGGGTTACTGTCAGAACATTGACCTCGGGAACCATTGGTGTTGACGACTGGGCCTATAAGAAAGGGAGGAATTACGGGACTATCATTGTCGACCTGATCAATAGAGAAGTCATTGATCTGCTTCCGGACCGGGAAGCAGACACGCTTGCAGATTGGTTGAAAGCCCACCCTGAAGTCCACACCGTATCCAGAGACAGGGCAAGTGCCTATGCGCTGGGTATCAGAAACGGGGCCCCTGACGCCATTCAGGTAGCCGACAGGTTTCATCTTCTGGTCAATCTTACCGATGCCTTTAAGAGATCCCTGCGCAGGCACAGTCCGGTGATCAAAAAGTGCTTTGAAGAAATGGGATCCGGGCAGGATAGTTTACTGAAAACCGAAGAAGAGAAAGTAATAAAAGAAACGGAACCGGAGCCCGGGGATACCCCGGTCTTATCGGCCCCTATAGAGGGAGAAGCACGGATGGTGGGGAATGTCGGTCCGGATAGACAGTTTAAGTTTCAAAAAGCCAGGGAACTTCACCAAGAAGGCTATGGCATCAAAGCTATTGCCAAACAGCTCGGGGCGGGCAGGAAAACAATCAGAAAGTACCTTGCCTCTGAGTGCCTGGTCTCAAGGGAGATAAGCGGGAGCAGGCCCCTTACCAACTTTTGTGGTTTTGAATCTGAACTGATAAGGCTTAGCCAGACCAAAACCACATACTTAAACCTTTTCAACCACATAACGGAAAAGGGTTTTAATGGAAAGTATAGCCAGTTCTGTGAGCGGATGAATAAACTGATCAACGATGGGAAAACCGCTAAAACCAGGGAAAACATCCTGCTACCTTTGCTCAAACCGGTTAAGACCTGGTCCCTGTCAAAACTGGCATTCATCGCCTTGGCAAAGGCCGGGACTTTGAAAGAAGAAGATCAAAAATACCTGGACATATTGCTACAAAAATCACCTGAAATCAAACACAGCACTGATTTAGCCCATTCCTTCCGCCAACTGTTTGTAGCCAAAGAAGAGGGCAGTTTAACGGAGTGGATAAAAATTGCGGGCGCCGAATGTTCAGCACTTAAAGGGTTTGCAAAAGGGATAAACCAGGATTATGAGGCAGTAAACCAAGCTGTCATATCCACGATAAGCAACGGGCAAGTGGAAGGGCAGGTCAATAGACTCAAAACCATCAAAAGAAACATGTATGGCAGGGCAGGATTTGAGCTTTTGAGAAAAATAGTACTGGCCAATTCCAGCTGA